One genomic segment of Alkalimarinus alittae includes these proteins:
- the rpsP gene encoding 30S ribosomal protein S16 — protein sequence MVTIRLARGGSKKRPFYHLSVTDSRNARDGRYLERVGFFNPIARGQEERLRIDVERVQFWLDKGATTSERVAKLLKEVQTAA from the coding sequence ATGGTTACAATCCGTTTAGCTCGTGGCGGCTCTAAAAAACGCCCGTTTTACCATTTGTCAGTTACTGATAGTCGCAATGCTCGCGATGGTCGTTACTTAGAGCGTGTAGGGTTTTTTAATCCTATTGCTCGAGGCCAAGAAGAGCGTCTGCGTATAGATGTTGAACGCGTTCAGTTTTGGTTAGATAAAGGCGCAACAACTTCAGAACGCGTAGCTAAGCTACTAAAAGAAGTTCAAACTGCTGCTTAA
- a CDS encoding cytochrome C assembly family protein, with protein sequence MNILFFGLTSIALYSLGTTYQALIYFRKTPSKPFCALLLGLIAAAAHSTMTYGLISLNGGLDLSFFNASSLFASLIVAVLLIVSVQRPTHNLFLVAYPIAIATIICALLFDANPENLTYENSGILSHIILSVLAYSVFTLAAGQALLLYLQNKQLKTNYTSLLIKNLPPLQTMEALLFEMIWAGLILLTLGIISGTIFIDDLFAQHLVHKTILSIIAWLIFSSLLIGRQLKGWRGITASKWTLWGCLFLMLGYFGSKLVIELIL encoded by the coding sequence ATGAACATACTTTTTTTCGGGCTGACATCAATAGCACTCTACTCACTTGGCACAACATATCAAGCGTTAATCTATTTCCGAAAAACACCGTCTAAACCTTTTTGCGCATTACTCTTAGGCTTAATAGCAGCAGCCGCTCACAGCACAATGACTTATGGGCTTATTTCATTGAATGGTGGCTTAGACCTTAGTTTCTTTAACGCGTCCTCGCTATTTGCAAGCCTTATAGTCGCCGTATTACTAATCGTTAGCGTGCAACGCCCTACGCACAATCTTTTTTTGGTCGCCTATCCCATAGCGATAGCCACCATCATTTGCGCATTGCTCTTTGATGCAAATCCAGAAAATTTAACCTATGAAAACTCAGGCATACTGTCGCATATCATCCTTTCAGTGCTCGCCTATAGCGTTTTCACTCTAGCAGCAGGCCAGGCACTTCTTCTGTATTTACAGAATAAACAACTAAAAACAAATTACACTAGCCTTCTCATTAAAAATCTTCCACCACTCCAAACAATGGAGGCTCTATTATTTGAAATGATCTGGGCCGGCCTCATTCTACTGACTCTTGGTATCATTAGCGGCACCATCTTTATAGATGACCTGTTTGCCCAACACCTTGTTCACAAAACCATCCTATCCATCATAGCATGGCTGATCTTTAGCTCACTTCTAATAGGCAGACAACTAAAAGGTTGGAGAGGCATTACAGCCAGCAAATGGACGCTATGGGGATGCCTATTTCTCATGCTTGGCTATTTCGGAAGCAAACTAGTTATCGAACTAATACTCTAA
- the ffh gene encoding signal recognition particle protein, translated as MFENLTDRLSGSLKKITGQAKLTEDNIKETLREVRMALLEADVALPVVKDFVEQVKLRSVGQEVMRSLTPGQEFVRIVDAELVRVMGQTCESLDLSAQPPAVIMMAGLQGAGKTTTVAKLARFLTEREKKKVMVVSADVYRPAAIKQLETLAAEVGVEFFPSTSDQNPIDIASLAIDAAKKKFMDVVIVDTAGRLHIDEEMMGEIKGLHAAVNPVETLFVVDSMTGQDAANTAKAFNDALPLTGVVLTKTDGDARGGAALSVRSITGKPIKFMGVGEKTDALEPFYPDRVASRILGMGDVLTLIEEAERNLDKKKADKLTKKIKKGKGFDLEDFRDQLLQMKNMGGMGNLLDKLPGMGQMAQAAQQHVNDKSLGQMEAMICSMTPHERRFPDVINNPRKRRIAAGSGTQIQDVNRLLKQHKQMQKMMKKFTKKGGMANMMRGMKGMMPPGGGFPPMGRM; from the coding sequence ATGTTTGAAAATTTAACCGACAGACTTTCTGGCAGCCTGAAAAAAATCACAGGGCAGGCTAAGCTCACCGAAGATAATATTAAAGAAACCCTCAGAGAAGTAAGGATGGCTCTGCTTGAGGCGGATGTGGCGCTTCCGGTTGTTAAAGACTTCGTTGAGCAAGTTAAGTTGCGGTCTGTTGGCCAAGAAGTAATGAGAAGCCTGACGCCGGGGCAAGAGTTTGTACGTATTGTTGATGCGGAACTTGTTCGGGTGATGGGGCAGACATGTGAATCATTAGATTTATCTGCTCAGCCGCCAGCGGTTATTATGATGGCCGGTTTACAGGGGGCAGGTAAAACGACAACGGTTGCCAAACTTGCTCGCTTTTTAACTGAGCGTGAAAAGAAAAAAGTAATGGTGGTTAGTGCTGATGTATATCGACCAGCCGCCATCAAGCAGCTAGAAACACTTGCAGCAGAAGTTGGTGTAGAGTTTTTCCCTAGTACATCTGACCAGAATCCAATTGATATTGCTTCGTTAGCGATTGATGCCGCTAAGAAAAAGTTTATGGATGTGGTGATTGTCGATACGGCAGGCCGATTGCACATAGACGAAGAGATGATGGGGGAAATAAAAGGGCTTCATGCCGCGGTTAACCCTGTTGAAACTCTGTTTGTTGTTGATTCGATGACGGGTCAGGATGCCGCTAATACAGCTAAGGCATTTAATGATGCCTTGCCGTTAACGGGTGTTGTACTGACTAAAACAGATGGTGATGCCCGAGGGGGTGCTGCACTTTCTGTTCGATCTATCACGGGTAAACCAATCAAATTTATGGGTGTTGGTGAGAAAACTGACGCACTTGAACCTTTTTATCCTGATCGTGTTGCATCGCGAATTCTGGGGATGGGTGATGTTCTTACGCTGATTGAAGAGGCTGAGCGTAACCTAGACAAGAAAAAAGCAGATAAGCTAACTAAGAAGATAAAAAAAGGAAAAGGTTTTGATCTTGAGGATTTTCGTGATCAGCTTCTGCAAATGAAGAATATGGGCGGTATGGGGAATCTGCTAGACAAATTGCCTGGTATGGGTCAGATGGCTCAGGCTGCTCAGCAGCATGTAAATGACAAGTCGCTAGGGCAGATGGAAGCTATGATTTGCTCTATGACACCTCACGAGAGACGTTTTCCTGATGTGATTAATAATCCTCGTAAGCGACGCATTGCTGCAGGCTCTGGTACGCAAATACAAGATGTAAACAGACTGCTTAAGCAGCATAAGCAAATGCAAAAAATGATGAAGAAGTTTACTAAAAAGGGCGGAATGGCCAATATGATGAGAGGCATGAAAGGAATGATGCCTCCTGGTGGTGGTTTTCCTCCTATGGGTCGAATGTAG